One window of the Lactobacillus sp. PV034 genome contains the following:
- a CDS encoding ATP-dependent Clp protease ATP-binding subunit, with protein sequence MENSYSNSARDVLDIAREQAQNFNHRIIGTEHVLLALVIEANGEAGKILRQNGATPTVLREEIERYTGYGSSPKANYVEMSPRLNLVLNYAKRRAEKLGDTQIKTSHILMGLLASEKILASLILKNLGLDSAYLMEQLKRVENQTGSNNINNSLGNSLSNSNQTENQSMTPNLDKVAVNLNKRAEEGDIDPVIGRDKEVKRVIQILSRRTKNNPVLVGEPGVGKTAVAQGIAMAIINGQVPENLLNKRVMSLDMGSLIAGTKYRGEFEDRMKKILNEVHLDGNVILFVDEMHTLIGAGGAEGAIDASNILKPPLARGDIQMIGATTFDEYQKYIEKDQALARRFQQVKIEEPNSQEAQEILLGLRPKYENYHHVTITDDAIKDAVDLSARYISNRYLPDKAIDLIDEASAAVKIAVNHEKNPRLTKLEAQIRSASQEKEQAAENQNFVQAAQLQSKEEELQDKYSKLTSQLQEKTSQKATVNSDEIAKIVAQWTGVPVTRMKKSETKRLARLESLLHERVIGQEAAISAVSKAIRRSRSGIKDENRPIGSFLFLGPTGVGKTELAKAVADSVFGSEQNIIRVDMSEYMDQVASSKLIGSAPGYVGYEEGGQLTEDVRRNPYSVVLLDEVEKANPEVFNLLLQVLDEGFLIDSKGRKVDFRNTIIIMTSNLGSRSIQEDKTVGFAADLADQNRLNKERVQAATKQFFRPEFLNRIDETVVFDSLSKEELRQIVSLMTKKLENRLAKQNITLKISPSALDVLAKDGFDPEMGARPLRRTIQTELEDPIAEDLISGNVSAGQTIKVGAQKGKLKLKIEKDTAKSLVKS encoded by the coding sequence ATGGAAAATTCTTATAGTAATAGTGCTAGAGATGTTTTAGACATCGCAAGAGAACAAGCACAAAATTTTAATCATCGTATTATTGGTACTGAACACGTCTTACTTGCGTTAGTAATTGAAGCAAATGGAGAAGCTGGTAAGATTTTACGTCAAAATGGTGCGACCCCTACAGTTTTACGAGAAGAGATTGAACGCTACACTGGATATGGTTCAAGTCCTAAGGCTAATTATGTAGAAATGTCACCTCGTTTAAATTTGGTATTGAATTATGCCAAACGCCGCGCAGAAAAGCTTGGTGATACACAAATTAAAACTAGCCATATTTTAATGGGATTACTTGCTAGCGAAAAAATTTTAGCAAGTTTAATTTTAAAAAATTTGGGACTAGATTCTGCCTACTTAATGGAACAACTAAAAAGAGTCGAAAATCAAACTGGTTCCAATAATATAAATAATAGTTTAGGAAATAGTTTGTCTAATTCAAATCAAACTGAAAATCAGTCAATGACTCCTAATCTAGATAAAGTAGCTGTTAATTTAAATAAGCGTGCTGAAGAAGGAGATATCGATCCTGTTATTGGTCGAGATAAAGAAGTAAAGCGTGTGATCCAGATTCTTTCTCGTAGAACTAAGAATAATCCTGTACTTGTGGGTGAACCGGGGGTCGGAAAGACCGCAGTTGCTCAAGGTATTGCCATGGCGATTATAAATGGGCAAGTACCTGAGAATTTACTTAATAAACGAGTAATGTCTTTAGATATGGGAAGTTTGATTGCTGGAACCAAGTATCGTGGTGAATTTGAAGATCGGATGAAGAAGATTTTAAATGAAGTTCATTTGGATGGAAATGTAATTCTGTTCGTTGATGAGATGCACACGCTGATTGGTGCTGGGGGAGCAGAAGGTGCGATTGATGCTTCCAATATCTTAAAACCTCCACTAGCTCGTGGTGATATTCAAATGATAGGTGCAACTACTTTTGATGAATATCAAAAATATATCGAAAAAGATCAAGCATTAGCGAGACGTTTTCAACAAGTAAAAATTGAAGAGCCAAATAGTCAGGAAGCACAAGAGATTTTATTGGGCTTGAGACCAAAATATGAAAATTATCATCATGTCACTATCACTGATGATGCAATTAAAGATGCAGTAGACCTGTCTGCAAGATATATCTCCAATCGCTATTTACCTGACAAGGCGATAGATTTAATCGATGAGGCAAGCGCTGCTGTCAAAATTGCAGTCAACCATGAGAAAAATCCACGTTTGACAAAATTAGAAGCTCAAATTCGTTCAGCCAGTCAAGAAAAAGAGCAGGCTGCAGAAAATCAAAATTTTGTTCAAGCAGCGCAGTTACAATCTAAAGAAGAAGAATTACAAGATAAATACAGTAAGCTGACCTCACAATTACAGGAAAAGACTTCACAAAAGGCTACTGTGAATAGTGATGAGATTGCCAAAATTGTAGCTCAATGGACTGGTGTACCGGTTACTCGAATGAAGAAGAGCGAAACGAAACGTCTTGCTCGTTTAGAAAGCTTGCTTCATGAAAGAGTAATTGGCCAAGAAGCAGCAATAAGTGCAGTAAGTAAGGCCATTCGTCGAAGCCGGAGTGGAATTAAGGATGAAAATCGACCAATTGGTTCTTTCTTATTCCTAGGTCCAACTGGTGTTGGTAAAACTGAATTAGCCAAAGCTGTTGCCGATTCAGTTTTTGGTTCAGAACAAAATATTATCCGTGTAGATATGTCAGAGTACATGGATCAAGTAGCTTCTAGCAAACTGATTGGTTCAGCACCAGGATATGTCGGTTATGAAGAAGGTGGACAACTTACTGAAGATGTTCGTCGTAATCCATATTCAGTAGTTTTGCTTGATGAAGTAGAAAAGGCTAACCCTGAAGTCTTTAATCTATTACTTCAAGTATTAGATGAAGGATTTTTAATTGACTCTAAGGGGAGAAAAGTCGACTTTAGAAATACGATTATCATTATGACTTCTAATTTAGGTTCACGTTCTATCCAAGAAGATAAGACCGTCGGGTTTGCTGCAGACTTAGCTGATCAAAATCGTCTTAATAAAGAAAGAGTTCAAGCAGCTACTAAGCAATTCTTTAGGCCAGAATTTCTTAACCGAATTGATGAGACCGTTGTCTTTGATAGTTTGAGTAAAGAAGAATTGCGCCAAATTGTTAGCTTGATGACTAAGAAGTTAGAGAATCGTTTAGCAAAACAAAATATTACTTTAAAGATTTCTCCATCAGCACTTGATGTACTAGCTAAGGATGGTTTCGATCCAGAGATGGGTGCTCGCCCATTAAGAAGAACAATTCAAACCGAATTAGAAGATCCAATTGCCGAAGATTTAATCAGTGGTAATGTATCTGCTGGTCAGACAATTAAAGTTGGCGCGCAAAAGGGCAAACTTAAATTAAAAATTGAAAAAGATACAGCCAAATCATTAGTTAAAAGCTAA
- a CDS encoding DNA-directed RNA polymerase subunit beta produces the protein MFAVLGHTVNYGSHRTRRSFSRIKEVLKLPNLTDVQTQSYKWFLDEGIREMFDDIMPISDFSGKLSLEFVDYKLLKPKYTLEEARDHDANYAAPLHVTLKLTNHETGEIKTQDVFFGDFPLMTDSGTFVINGAERVIVSQLVRSPGVYYNSDFDKNGRAIYGATVIPNRGAWLEYETDAKNLAYVRIDRTRKLPLSILIRALGFGSDSEILDMFGDIDSLKFTLDKDLHKNPADSRVAEALKDIYERLRPGEPKTTDSSRSLLYARFFDPRRYDLAPVGRYKINKKLSLKNRLLKQTLAETLADPDTGEIIAKKGTVVTHEVMEKLSPYLDRDDFKMVTYEPSDEAVVPEPITVQEIKVYSKNDPEKEVKLMSNGHIADDVKHLTPADVLSSINYFFNLQEGIGTTDDIDHLGNRRIRRVGELLQNQFRIGLARMERVVRERMSTQDIETVTPQQLINIRPVVASVKEFFGSSQLSQFMDQNNPLGELTHKRRMSALGPGGLSRDRAGYEVRDVHYTHYGRLCPIETPEGPNIGLINSLATYAVVNKYGFIETPYRRVSWTDHKVTDKIDYLTADEEDNYIIASANSPLNEDGSFKDDIILARHKEDNVEVSPDKVDYMDVIPKQVVSVTSACIPFLENDDSNRALMGANHQRQAVPLINPHAPLVGTGMEYRAAHDSGDALLAKAPGVVEYVDANEIRVRRDDKTLDTYILEKYRRSNATKNYNQTPNVNKGDKVVAGEVIADGPAMDKGELSVGQNPIIAFTTWDMYNFEDAVMISEKLVKDDVYTSIHIEDYESEARDTKLGPEEITREIPNVGEDALKDLDEEGIVRIGAEVKDGDILVGKVTPKGVTELSAEERLLHAIFGEKAREVRDTSLRVPHGGGGIVQNVQVFTREAGDELAPGVNKMVRVYIVQKRKIQVGDKVSGRHGNKGTIALVCPEEDMPYLPDGRPVDICLNPMGVPSRMNIGQVLELHLGMAAKHLGIHVATPVFDGATEDDMWDLVREAGLGKDGKTVLYDGRTGEPFHNRVSVGVMYYLKLTHMVDDKIHARSIGPYSLVTQQPLGGKAQFGGQRFGEMEVWALEAYGAAYTLQEILTYKSDDVVGRVKAYEAIVKGEKIPKPGVPESFRVLVKELQSLGLDINVLDLNHQEVDLRDMEDANEHLNIDTLSKMAEQQEKKKLAEEAAKNEEQAHSVVDSSSDDKLSN, from the coding sequence ATGTTTGCTGTGTTAGGACATACTGTAAACTACGGTAGCCATCGTACTAGACGTAGCTTCTCACGCATCAAAGAAGTGTTGAAGCTTCCTAATTTAACCGATGTGCAAACGCAATCTTACAAGTGGTTTCTAGATGAAGGTATTCGTGAAATGTTTGATGACATTATGCCAATTTCAGACTTTTCAGGAAAACTTTCTCTTGAGTTTGTTGATTACAAGCTTTTAAAACCTAAATATACCCTTGAAGAAGCACGTGATCATGATGCTAATTATGCTGCACCATTACACGTAACTTTGAAGTTAACTAACCATGAAACTGGTGAAATTAAAACTCAAGATGTCTTCTTTGGTGATTTCCCATTGATGACTGATTCTGGTACTTTCGTAATTAATGGTGCCGAAAGAGTTATTGTTTCTCAATTAGTGCGTTCACCTGGTGTATATTACAATTCAGATTTTGATAAGAATGGTCGTGCAATCTACGGCGCAACTGTAATTCCTAACCGTGGTGCTTGGCTTGAATATGAAACTGATGCCAAGAACTTAGCATACGTACGTATTGATAGAACCCGTAAACTTCCATTATCTATCTTAATTCGTGCTTTAGGATTTGGTTCTGATAGTGAAATCCTAGATATGTTTGGTGATATCGATTCACTTAAATTTACTTTAGATAAAGATTTACATAAGAATCCAGCTGATTCTAGAGTTGCAGAAGCATTAAAGGATATCTACGAAAGATTACGTCCTGGTGAACCTAAGACTACTGATTCATCTCGTTCACTTCTTTATGCTCGCTTCTTTGATCCAAGAAGATATGATTTAGCTCCTGTTGGTCGTTACAAGATCAATAAGAAGCTATCTTTGAAGAATCGTTTATTAAAGCAAACTTTAGCCGAAACTTTAGCAGATCCAGATACTGGTGAAATTATTGCTAAGAAGGGTACTGTTGTTACTCATGAAGTAATGGAAAAATTAAGTCCTTACTTAGATCGTGATGATTTCAAGATGGTAACTTATGAACCATCAGATGAAGCCGTTGTTCCTGAACCAATTACTGTTCAAGAAATTAAGGTTTACTCAAAGAATGATCCTGAAAAAGAAGTTAAGTTGATGTCAAATGGTCATATTGCTGATGATGTTAAACACTTAACTCCAGCTGATGTCTTAAGTTCAATTAATTATTTCTTTAACTTACAAGAAGGTATTGGTACTACTGATGATATCGACCACTTAGGTAACCGTCGTATTCGTCGTGTTGGTGAATTACTTCAAAATCAATTTAGAATTGGTTTAGCACGTATGGAACGTGTTGTTCGTGAAAGAATGTCAACTCAAGATATTGAAACTGTTACTCCACAACAATTAATCAATATCCGTCCGGTTGTTGCATCCGTGAAAGAATTCTTTGGTTCATCACAATTGTCACAATTCATGGACCAAAACAACCCATTGGGTGAGTTAACTCACAAACGTCGTATGTCAGCCTTAGGACCTGGTGGTTTGTCTCGTGATCGTGCCGGTTATGAAGTTCGTGATGTGCACTATACTCACTATGGTCGTCTTTGTCCGATTGAAACACCTGAAGGACCTAACATTGGTTTGATTAACTCATTGGCAACCTATGCCGTAGTTAACAAGTATGGTTTCATTGAAACTCCATACCGTCGCGTTTCTTGGACTGATCACAAAGTTACAGATAAGATTGATTACTTAACTGCTGACGAAGAAGATAACTACATTATTGCCAGTGCCAACTCTCCACTTAATGAAGATGGCTCATTTAAGGATGATATTATTTTGGCACGTCATAAGGAAGATAACGTCGAAGTATCACCTGATAAAGTGGACTACATGGATGTTATTCCTAAGCAAGTAGTTTCTGTAACTTCTGCATGTATCCCATTCCTTGAAAACGATGACTCAAACCGTGCTTTGATGGGAGCTAACCACCAACGTCAAGCTGTTCCTTTAATTAATCCACATGCACCACTTGTTGGTACGGGTATGGAATATCGTGCTGCTCACGATTCTGGGGATGCTCTTTTAGCTAAAGCTCCTGGTGTAGTTGAATACGTTGACGCAAATGAAATCAGAGTAAGACGTGATGACAAGACTTTAGATACTTATATTCTTGAAAAATACCGTCGTTCAAACGCAACTAAGAACTACAACCAAACTCCAAATGTAAATAAGGGTGATAAGGTTGTAGCTGGTGAAGTTATTGCAGATGGTCCAGCAATGGATAAAGGTGAATTATCTGTTGGTCAAAACCCAATTATTGCCTTTACTACTTGGGACATGTACAACTTCGAAGATGCCGTTATGATTTCAGAAAAATTGGTTAAGGATGATGTTTATACTTCAATCCATATCGAAGACTATGAATCTGAAGCTCGTGATACTAAGTTAGGACCTGAAGAAATTACTCGTGAAATTCCTAACGTAGGTGAAGATGCCCTTAAGGATCTTGACGAAGAAGGTATCGTACGTATCGGTGCTGAAGTTAAAGATGGTGACATTTTGGTTGGTAAGGTAACTCCTAAAGGAGTAACTGAATTATCAGCCGAAGAACGTTTACTTCACGCAATCTTTGGTGAAAAGGCTCGTGAAGTTCGTGATACTTCTCTCCGTGTACCACATGGTGGTGGCGGAATTGTCCAAAACGTACAAGTCTTCACTCGTGAAGCTGGAGATGAATTAGCTCCTGGTGTAAATAAGATGGTTCGTGTTTACATCGTTCAAAAACGTAAGATCCAAGTTGGTGATAAGGTCTCTGGACGTCACGGAAACAAGGGTACTATTGCCTTGGTTTGTCCTGAAGAAGATATGCCTTACTTACCAGATGGTCGTCCAGTTGACATTTGCTTGAACCCAATGGGTGTGCCTTCACGTATGAATATTGGACAGGTTCTTGAATTACACTTAGGTATGGCTGCAAAACACTTAGGTATTCACGTAGCAACTCCAGTATTCGATGGTGCTACTGAAGATGACATGTGGGACTTAGTTCGTGAAGCTGGTTTAGGTAAAGATGGTAAGACAGTTCTTTACGATGGACGTACCGGTGAACCATTCCATAACAGAGTTTCTGTTGGGGTTATGTACTACTTGAAGTTAACTCACATGGTAGACGACAAGATCCACGCACGTTCAATTGGGCCTTACTCATTGGTTACTCAACAACCACTTGGTGGTAAAGCACAATTTGGTGGACAGCGTTTTGGTGAAATGGAAGTTTGGGCTCTTGAAGCTTACGGTGCAGCTTACACTCTCCAAGAAATCTTGACTTACAAGTCTGATGACGTTGTTGGTCGTGTAAAAGCATACGAAGCAATTGTTAAGGGCGAAAAGATTCCAAAACCTGGTGTACCAGAATCATTTAGAGTTTTAGTAAAAGAACTCCAATCTCTTGGTTTAGACATTAATGTGTTAGATTTGAACCATCAAGAAGTAGATCTTCGTGATATGGAAGATGCAAATGAACATCTTAATATTGATACATTATCTAAGATGGCTGAACAACAAGAAAAGAAGAAGTTAGCCGAAGAAGCTGCCAAAAATGAAGAACAAGCTCATTCTGTAGTAGATTCTTCGTCAGATGACAAGCTTTCTAATTAA
- the rpoC gene encoding DNA-directed RNA polymerase subunit beta': protein MIDVNKFESMQIGLASPNKIRSWSYGEVKKPETINYRTLKPEKDGLFDERIFGPTKDYACACGKYKGVRYRGIVCDRCGVEVTSSKVRRERMGHIELAAPVSHIWYFKGIPSRMGLILDVSPRSLEEVIYFAAYIVIDAGDTDLEDKQLLTEVEYRDYKAKYGNRFEAKMGAEAIKELLERVDIDKEVTALKEELKSATGQKRTRAIRRLDILDAFKTSGNKPEWMIMDCIPVIPPDLRPMVQLDGGRFATSDLNDLYRRVINRNNRLKRLLDLNAPRIIVQNEKRMLQEAVDALIDNGRRGRPVVGPGNRPLKSLSHMLKGKQGRFRQNLLGKRVDYSGRSVIDVSPKLKFYQCGVPRPMALELFKPFVINELVKRELASNIKNATRKIDREDDEVWDVLEDVIKERPVLLNRAPTLHRLGIQAFEPVLVPGKSIRLHPLACEAYNADFDGDQMAIHVPLSDEAVAESRLLMLAAHHILAPRDGKPVVTPSQDIVLGNYWLTQSERGREGEGMIFDSPEEAAIAYANGDIHYHTRIGLAADSMPEKTWPKGYEHGIFVTTYGKLVFNQILPEDFFYINDPTQENLTHPLDEKYFLQPGEDIHEKLDNMKLGDAFKKGFLSDIIAQIYKIYKVQRTSDLLDDIKELGFTVCTYSGLTIGVEDIPTITDKDDIVAEARKKVDVVSKQYRRGLITDEERHDRVISIWNSCKDTVQEEIADIHAPRNPITVMADSGARGNISNFTQLAGMRGLMAAPNGGMMEIPVTSNFREGLSVLEMFMSTHGARKGMTDTALKTANSGYLTRRLVDVAQDVIIREEDCGTDRGITVKAITEGDEMIEPLFDRLVGRYTLKSVVNPQTGEVICPADVMMDEDMAHKIVDAGVTEVTIRSVFTCNTPHGVCKKCYGMNLATGEDVEVGEAVGTVAAQSIGEPGTQLTMRNFHNGGVAGGADITQGLPRVQELFEARNPKGRATISEVSGEVTSIEEDPAEHSRQITVQGQTDTRTYDVPYTASVAVSEGDHVERGDRLTIGSVDPKELIRVCDSLTTEKYILNEIQKAYRMQGVEVADKHAEVITRQMLQKVRILDPGETDLLPGELMDIGDFKERNKEVIISGGIPATAQSVILGITKAALETNSFLSAASFQETTRILTDASIRGKEDPLLGLKENVIIGKIIPAGTGMAVYREMEPKVDVPDENLKDAKKDSVYSIADIEKKLAAESNDSKD, encoded by the coding sequence TTGATTGACGTAAATAAGTTTGAAAGTATGCAAATAGGTTTAGCATCTCCAAACAAGATCAGAAGCTGGTCTTATGGTGAAGTTAAGAAACCTGAAACTATTAATTATCGTACTTTGAAACCAGAAAAAGACGGTCTTTTTGACGAAAGAATTTTTGGACCAACTAAGGATTACGCTTGTGCTTGTGGTAAGTACAAAGGCGTTCGTTATCGTGGTATTGTCTGTGACCGTTGTGGTGTTGAGGTAACTTCTTCTAAAGTTAGAAGAGAAAGAATGGGCCACATTGAATTGGCTGCCCCAGTATCACATATCTGGTACTTCAAAGGTATTCCATCACGTATGGGATTGATATTGGATGTATCACCTCGTTCACTTGAAGAAGTAATTTATTTTGCTGCTTACATTGTGATTGATGCTGGTGATACAGACCTTGAAGATAAGCAACTTTTAACTGAAGTTGAATATCGTGATTATAAGGCCAAATATGGCAATCGCTTCGAAGCTAAAATGGGTGCAGAAGCAATCAAGGAACTCTTAGAAAGAGTCGACATTGATAAAGAGGTTACTGCTCTTAAAGAAGAATTAAAGAGTGCAACTGGTCAAAAGAGAACTAGAGCTATTAGACGTCTGGATATCTTAGATGCATTTAAGACTTCTGGTAATAAGCCAGAATGGATGATTATGGATTGTATTCCAGTTATTCCACCTGACTTACGTCCTATGGTTCAACTTGATGGGGGTCGTTTTGCGACTTCAGATTTAAATGATTTATACAGACGTGTAATTAACAGAAATAACCGTTTGAAGAGATTATTAGACCTAAATGCACCTCGAATCATTGTTCAAAATGAAAAGAGAATGCTACAAGAAGCCGTAGATGCGTTGATTGATAATGGTCGTCGTGGTCGTCCAGTTGTTGGACCAGGTAACCGTCCACTTAAGTCACTTTCTCACATGTTAAAAGGTAAGCAAGGTCGTTTCCGTCAAAACTTACTTGGTAAACGTGTTGACTACTCTGGTCGTTCAGTTATTGATGTTTCACCAAAATTAAAGTTCTATCAATGTGGTGTTCCTCGCCCAATGGCGCTTGAATTATTCAAACCATTTGTAATTAATGAATTAGTTAAGCGTGAATTAGCTTCAAATATTAAGAATGCTACTCGTAAGATTGATCGTGAAGACGATGAAGTATGGGATGTTTTAGAAGACGTTATCAAAGAGAGACCGGTTCTTTTAAACCGTGCACCTACTCTTCACCGTTTGGGTATTCAAGCATTTGAACCGGTACTTGTACCAGGTAAGTCTATTAGACTTCACCCATTAGCTTGTGAAGCTTACAATGCCGACTTTGATGGGGACCAAATGGCTATTCACGTTCCATTATCAGATGAAGCTGTAGCAGAATCACGTTTACTTATGCTTGCTGCACACCACATCTTAGCTCCTAGAGATGGTAAGCCAGTTGTAACTCCATCACAGGATATCGTGTTGGGTAACTATTGGTTAACCCAGTCTGAGCGTGGACGTGAAGGTGAAGGAATGATTTTTGATTCACCAGAAGAAGCAGCAATTGCATATGCAAATGGCGATATTCACTACCACACTAGAATTGGATTAGCAGCTGATTCAATGCCTGAAAAGACTTGGCCAAAGGGTTATGAACATGGTATTTTTGTAACTACTTATGGTAAGTTAGTCTTTAACCAAATCTTGCCTGAAGATTTCTTCTACATTAATGATCCAACTCAAGAAAACTTAACTCATCCACTTGATGAAAAATACTTCTTACAACCAGGTGAAGATATTCACGAAAAATTGGATAATATGAAGTTAGGGGATGCCTTCAAGAAGGGATTCTTGTCGGATATCATTGCTCAAATCTACAAGATTTACAAAGTTCAAAGAACTTCAGATTTATTAGATGATATTAAAGAATTAGGTTTCACTGTATGTACCTACTCAGGTTTAACTATCGGTGTTGAAGATATTCCTACTATTACTGATAAAGATGATATCGTAGCCGAAGCACGTAAGAAGGTTGATGTTGTGTCTAAGCAATATCGCCGTGGTTTGATTACTGATGAAGAAAGACACGATCGCGTAATTAGCATTTGGAATAGTTGTAAAGATACTGTGCAAGAAGAAATTGCTGATATTCACGCACCACGTAACCCAATCACTGTCATGGCTGATTCTGGTGCACGTGGTAACATTTCAAACTTTACTCAATTAGCTGGTATGCGTGGACTTATGGCCGCTCCTAACGGCGGAATGATGGAAATTCCTGTTACATCAAACTTCCGTGAAGGTCTATCAGTTCTAGAAATGTTCATGTCAACACACGGTGCTCGTAAAGGAATGACCGATACCGCCTTGAAGACTGCTAACTCAGGTTACTTAACTCGTCGTTTAGTTGATGTTGCACAAGACGTTATTATTCGTGAAGAAGATTGTGGTACTGATCGTGGTATTACGGTTAAAGCTATCACTGAAGGTGATGAAATGATCGAACCACTCTTTGATCGTTTGGTTGGTCGTTACACATTGAAGAGTGTGGTAAATCCTCAAACTGGTGAAGTTATTTGTCCAGCAGATGTGATGATGGATGAAGACATGGCTCACAAGATTGTAGATGCTGGTGTAACTGAAGTTACTATTCGTTCTGTCTTCACTTGTAACACACCACACGGTGTATGTAAGAAATGTTATGGTATGAACCTTGCTACTGGTGAAGATGTTGAAGTTGGTGAAGCAGTAGGTACTGTTGCTGCTCAATCAATTGGTGAACCAGGTACTCAGCTTACTATGCGTAACTTCCACAACGGTGGGGTTGCCGGTGGTGCTGACATCACCCAAGGTCTTCCTCGTGTTCAAGAATTGTTTGAAGCACGTAACCCTAAAGGTCGTGCGACAATTTCTGAAGTTAGTGGTGAAGTTACTTCTATTGAAGAAGATCCAGCAGAACACTCACGTCAAATCACTGTTCAAGGTCAAACTGATACTCGTACTTACGATGTGCCTTATACTGCATCTGTAGCAGTTAGCGAAGGTGACCACGTTGAACGTGGTGATCGTTTGACTATTGGTTCAGTTGATCCTAAGGAATTAATTCGTGTTTGTGATTCATTAACTACTGAAAAATACATTTTGAATGAAATTCAAAAAGCCTACAGAATGCAGGGTGTAGAAGTTGCTGATAAGCATGCCGAAGTAATTACTCGTCAAATGTTACAAAAAGTTCGTATTCTTGATCCAGGTGAAACTGATCTCTTACCAGGTGAATTAATGGATATTGGTGACTTTAAGGAACGTAACAAGGAAGTTATTATTTCCGGTGGTATTCCAGCGACTGCTCAAAGTGTAATTCTTGGTATTACTAAGGCTGCCCTTGAAACTAACAGTTTCTTATCAGCTGCTTCATTCCAAGAAACTACTCGTATCCTTACTGATGCTTCAATTAGAGGTAAGGAGGATCCACTTCTTGGACTTAAGGAAAATGTTATCATTGGTAAGATTATTCCTGCTGGTACTGGTATGGCAGTTTACCGTGAAATGGAACCTAAAGTTGATGTTCCTGATGAAAACTTAAAAGATGCCAAAAAAGATTCAGTCTATTCTATAGCTGATATTGAAAAGAAATTAGCTGCTGAAAGCAATGACAGTAAGGACTAA
- a CDS encoding A24 family peptidase, which yields MMMIFNFFIGAALGSHALVIVQRNNDKSFINSLSRCDSCQFPLTLLDQIPIISYLCKRGRCTHCNEPIPLYSFFIEIISGIAFYNIFPFSRTGYISAIFLFFFLLAAIFDYFFLEFETIILLLPTIIAVGSPESAVHYFSFTNWILLIFLILIMSYMNLKNTFGIGDTLFFILISLYKGQIFGLHVLLMASILFLLFYIFNRNNDYQPFLPFIFISYILI from the coding sequence ATGATGATGATTTTTAATTTTTTTATTGGTGCAGCTCTTGGTTCTCATGCGCTTGTAATTGTTCAACGAAATAATGATAAATCGTTTATTAATTCTTTATCTCGATGTGACAGTTGCCAATTTCCTTTAACATTATTAGATCAAATTCCTATTATTTCATACCTATGTAAACGTGGCCGCTGCACTCATTGCAATGAACCAATTCCTTTATATAGTTTCTTTATCGAAATAATCAGTGGAATAGCATTCTACAATATTTTTCCTTTTTCTAGAACTGGTTATATTAGTGCTATTTTTCTGTTTTTCTTTCTATTAGCAGCGATTTTTGATTATTTCTTTTTAGAATTTGAAACAATTATCTTACTACTTCCTACAATTATTGCAGTTGGTTCTCCTGAATCAGCCGTTCACTATTTTTCATTTACTAATTGGATTCTATTAATTTTTCTCATTTTAATAATGAGCTACATGAATTTAAAAAATACATTTGGCATCGGTGATACCCTATTCTTTATTTTAATTTCTTTGTATAAAGGACAGATTTTTGGACTACATGTTCTCCTTATGGCTTCAATCTTATTCTTGCTTTTTTATATATTTAATAGAAACAACGATTACCAACCATTTTTACCCTTTATTTTTATTAGTTATATTTTAATTTAG
- the rpsL gene encoding 30S ribosomal protein S12, which yields MPTINQLVRKGRHSKTTKSKSPALNYAYNSMKKEMNYNPAPQMRGVATRVGTMTPKKPNSALRKYARVRLSNMVEVTAYIPGIGHNLQEHSVVLIRGGRVKDLPGVRYHIVRGALDTAGVDGRKQSRSKYGAKKD from the coding sequence ATGCCAACTATTAACCAATTGGTTAGAAAAGGCCGTCACTCAAAGACGACTAAGTCAAAGTCACCAGCTTTGAACTATGCTTACAACAGCATGAAGAAAGAAATGAATTATAACCCAGCTCCTCAAATGCGTGGAGTTGCAACTCGTGTAGGTACTATGACACCTAAGAAACCTAACTCAGCTTTACGTAAGTATGCTCGTGTGCGTCTTTCAAACATGGTTGAAGTTACTGCTTACATTCCTGGTATTGGTCACAACTTACAAGAACACTCAGTTGTTTTAATTCGTGGTGGTCGTGTTAAGGACCTTCCTGGTGTTCGTTACCACATTGTTCGTGGTGCTTTGGATACTGCAGGTGTAGATGGTAGAAAGCAATCTCGTTCTAAATACGGTGCAAAGAAGGACTAA